From the Streptomyces sp. Tu 2975 genome, one window contains:
- a CDS encoding DUF2064 domain-containing protein, producing the protein MSGTLLVIAKAPVPGRVKTRLTPAYTPKEAAGLAEAALRDTLDAVLATPARRRILVLDGEPGAWLPPGLEVAPQCGGGLDVRLAAAFALCGAEGPALLIGMDTPQVSPRLLATGLEPGPGEAAFGPADDGGFWALGLGSPALHGRLVLGVPMSSPDTGAAQRERLVGAGLTVRELPTLRDVDTPDDARAVAAAAPHTRFAAALVATAGAGSGAAAR; encoded by the coding sequence GTGAGCGGCACGCTGCTGGTGATCGCGAAGGCGCCGGTGCCCGGCCGGGTCAAGACACGTCTCACTCCCGCCTACACCCCGAAGGAGGCCGCCGGGCTCGCCGAGGCCGCGCTGCGGGACACCCTCGACGCGGTCCTCGCCACCCCCGCCCGGCGGCGGATCCTGGTGCTCGACGGCGAGCCGGGAGCGTGGCTGCCACCGGGCCTCGAGGTCGCGCCGCAGTGCGGCGGCGGCCTCGACGTGCGGCTCGCGGCCGCCTTCGCGCTGTGCGGGGCGGAGGGGCCGGCCCTGCTGATCGGGATGGACACCCCGCAGGTCTCCCCCCGGCTCCTCGCCACCGGGCTGGAACCGGGCCCCGGCGAAGCCGCGTTCGGCCCGGCGGACGACGGCGGGTTCTGGGCGCTCGGTCTCGGCTCTCCCGCGCTGCACGGCCGGCTCGTGCTCGGTGTGCCCATGTCGTCGCCCGACACGGGCGCCGCGCAACGGGAACGGCTCGTCGGAGCCGGGCTGACGGTGCGTGAACTGCCGACGCTACGGGACGTCGACACGCCCGACGACGCCCGTGCGGTGGCCGCCGCCGCGCCGCACACGCGGTTCGCCGCCGCGCTGGTCGCGACGGCCGGGGCCGGATCCGGGGCGGCGGCGCGGTGA
- a CDS encoding NAD-dependent epimerase/dehydratase family protein, which produces MRVLVTGGAGFIGSQIVAALTARGHDPVVLDALLPAARSAARPRPPLPPGGAWIHADVRDPAAVADALRGVDAVCHQAAMVGLGTDFSDAPDYVSCNDHGTAVLLAAMAEAGVADLVLAGSMVVYGEGRYDCARHGRVRPGPRAAANLAAGRFEPLCPTCGNALVPGLVGEDAPVDPRNVYATTKLAQEHLAAAWARSTGGRAVALRYHNVYGPGMPRDTPYAGVAAFFRSALERGEAPRVFEDGGQRRDFVHVRDVAEANAVALEAVHGREPGVLTAYNTGSGTPHTVGETAAALAAAHGGPEPVVTGEFRLGDVRHITADSARLRAELGWKPRVGFDEGMAEFAAGGPGDAAC; this is translated from the coding sequence ATGCGTGTACTAGTCACAGGTGGCGCGGGCTTCATCGGCTCGCAGATCGTCGCGGCGCTCACCGCGCGGGGCCACGACCCGGTGGTCCTCGACGCCCTTCTCCCCGCGGCCCGTTCCGCGGCCCGCCCCCGGCCGCCCCTGCCGCCCGGCGGCGCGTGGATCCACGCGGACGTGCGGGACCCGGCGGCGGTGGCGGACGCACTGCGCGGCGTGGACGCCGTCTGCCACCAGGCGGCGATGGTCGGCCTCGGCACCGACTTCTCCGACGCGCCCGACTACGTCAGCTGCAACGACCACGGCACGGCCGTGCTGCTCGCGGCGATGGCCGAGGCGGGGGTCGCCGACCTGGTGCTCGCCGGGTCGATGGTCGTCTACGGCGAGGGCCGCTACGACTGCGCCCGGCACGGCCGGGTACGGCCCGGTCCGCGCGCCGCGGCCAACCTCGCGGCCGGCCGGTTCGAACCGCTGTGCCCCACCTGCGGCAACGCGCTCGTCCCCGGCCTCGTCGGGGAGGACGCGCCCGTCGACCCCCGGAACGTGTACGCCACGACGAAGCTGGCGCAGGAGCACCTGGCGGCGGCCTGGGCCAGATCGACGGGCGGACGCGCCGTCGCCCTGCGCTACCACAACGTGTACGGCCCCGGGATGCCGCGTGACACCCCCTACGCGGGCGTCGCGGCCTTCTTCCGATCGGCGCTCGAACGCGGCGAGGCGCCCCGGGTCTTCGAGGACGGCGGCCAGCGCAGGGACTTCGTCCACGTGCGGGACGTGGCGGAGGCGAACGCCGTCGCCCTGGAGGCGGTCCACGGGCGGGAGCCGGGCGTTCTCACCGCGTACAACACCGGCAGCGGCACCCCGCACACGGTCGGCGAGACGGCGGCCGCCCTGGCCGCCGCGCACGGCGGGCCGGAGCCGGTCGTCACCGGCGAGTTCAGACTCGGCGACGTACGGCACATCACCGCCGACTCGGCCCGGCTGCGCGCCGAACTGGGCTGGAAGCCCCGCGTCGGCTTCGACGAAGGCATGGCCGAGTTCGCTGCGGGCGGGCCGGGGGACGCGGCATGCTGA
- a CDS encoding bifunctional serine/threonine-protein kinase/ABC transporter substrate-binding protein: MTEQNPELIAGRYQLVERIGQGGMGRVWRGLDQQLFGREVAVKEILFPPGMDDADRAALLRRFTGEARAAVTLSHPGIITIHDVVEHHGAPVIVMELIRGQSLAATIRDRGRLPVQRVAEIGAAMLDALAEAHGARIIHRDIKPDNVLLTKDRVVLTDFGIAHLADATTKLSHTGIVIGTPQYMPPEQLEGKRPTPANDLWALGATLYHAVEGHPPFDAEGLHALAVAVFTRPHRPPVHAGPLAPVLDALLTKDPARRVGAAEAAEMLASVLRSSPPRADSSAGHGSAPEPEPAPTPTPGPRATPVPAPDAAAEHGSASTAPEQAPSTTPSPRTPAPEQAPSTTPSPRTPAPEQAPSTTPSPRTPTVLDSGSAAGSPRRPVPDRPTGPPVPEPPAEGPVTLGATPEMKHGGRASARRRALTRRSVVLGTALATLAAGSVLTWTLTRDDDAPGGGGGAAGSGSGASSVTVVIGVDAPLSGGLSSMGVGIRNSADLAARTANETRHVPGVNFEIMALDDEAVPAQGGSNAAQFVSDEKVLGVVGPLNSGVAKALVPPLARADMVNVSPGNTDPVLTMGPDWAAGTKTRPHSTYFRTVATDVDQGPFAARYLHGEAKKTKLYVVDDASAYGAALTFGFTAEFTKLGGTVVGTEQVDPAERAFAGLAERVRSSGADAVYFGGYYDAAAPLSRQLEQAGVNVPLMGGDGIFDQQYLTANPKAEGDLATNIGVPAEVSAAGQDFLARYGKAGYQEAAGWYGPYAYDATWTIIEAVKAVVTANGGTLPGNARAKLPQAVARLAFDGVTGRVAFDGNGDTVNRRLTVYAVDDGSWATVRSGPATH, from the coding sequence GTGACCGAGCAGAATCCCGAACTCATCGCGGGCCGGTACCAACTGGTCGAACGCATCGGCCAGGGCGGTATGGGTAGGGTCTGGCGTGGACTCGACCAGCAGCTCTTCGGACGCGAGGTCGCCGTCAAGGAGATCCTCTTCCCGCCGGGCATGGACGACGCCGACCGTGCCGCGCTGCTCCGGCGGTTCACCGGCGAGGCCCGCGCGGCGGTCACTCTCAGCCACCCCGGGATCATCACCATCCATGACGTCGTGGAGCACCACGGTGCCCCCGTCATCGTCATGGAGTTGATCCGCGGGCAGTCCCTGGCCGCCACCATCCGCGACCGGGGCCGGCTGCCCGTGCAGCGGGTCGCCGAGATCGGCGCCGCCATGCTCGACGCGCTGGCCGAGGCGCACGGAGCGCGGATCATCCACCGTGACATCAAGCCGGACAACGTGCTCCTGACCAAGGACCGTGTCGTCCTCACCGACTTCGGTATCGCCCACCTCGCGGACGCCACGACCAAGCTGAGCCACACCGGGATCGTCATCGGCACGCCGCAGTACATGCCGCCGGAGCAGCTGGAGGGTAAGCGCCCGACCCCCGCCAACGACCTGTGGGCGCTGGGCGCCACCCTCTACCACGCCGTCGAGGGGCACCCGCCGTTCGACGCGGAGGGGCTCCACGCCCTCGCCGTGGCCGTGTTCACCCGCCCGCACCGGCCGCCGGTCCACGCCGGCCCGCTGGCGCCCGTACTGGACGCGCTCCTCACCAAGGACCCGGCGCGGCGCGTGGGCGCCGCGGAAGCGGCCGAGATGCTGGCGTCGGTGCTGCGGTCCTCCCCGCCCCGGGCCGACTCGTCCGCCGGGCACGGGTCCGCTCCCGAACCCGAGCCCGCTCCCACACCCACGCCCGGTCCGAGGGCGACCCCCGTACCGGCACCGGACGCGGCGGCGGAGCACGGTTCCGCTTCGACCGCGCCGGAGCAGGCACCTTCGACGACGCCGTCACCGCGGACCCCCGCGCCGGAGCAGGCACCTTCGACGACGCCGTCACCGCGGACCCCCGCGCCGGAGCAGGCACCTTCGACGACGCCGTCACCGCGGACCCCCACCGTCCTGGACTCCGGGTCCGCGGCCGGCAGCCCGCGGCGCCCCGTGCCGGACCGTCCGACCGGCCCGCCCGTGCCCGAGCCCCCGGCCGAGGGCCCGGTCACGCTCGGGGCGACGCCCGAGATGAAACACGGCGGGCGGGCGTCCGCCCGGCGGCGGGCCCTCACCCGGCGCTCCGTGGTCCTGGGCACGGCGCTGGCCACGCTCGCCGCGGGCTCCGTCCTGACCTGGACCCTCACCCGGGACGATGACGCGCCCGGCGGCGGCGGCGGGGCGGCCGGCAGCGGCTCGGGAGCCTCCTCGGTCACGGTGGTGATCGGGGTGGACGCACCGCTCAGCGGCGGGCTGTCCTCGATGGGCGTCGGTATCAGGAACTCGGCCGACCTGGCGGCCAGGACCGCCAACGAAACCCGGCACGTCCCCGGGGTGAACTTCGAGATCATGGCCCTGGACGACGAGGCCGTCCCCGCCCAGGGCGGGTCCAATGCCGCCCAGTTCGTGTCCGACGAGAAGGTGCTGGGAGTCGTCGGCCCTCTCAACTCCGGCGTCGCCAAGGCCCTGGTGCCACCGCTCGCGCGGGCGGACATGGTCAACGTGTCGCCGGGCAACACCGACCCCGTGCTGACGATGGGCCCCGACTGGGCCGCGGGCACCAAGACCCGTCCGCACTCCACCTACTTCCGCACCGTCGCCACGGACGTCGACCAAGGGCCGTTCGCCGCCCGGTACCTGCATGGCGAGGCGAAGAAGACCAAGCTCTACGTGGTCGACGACGCGAGCGCCTACGGCGCCGCCCTCACTTTCGGCTTCACGGCGGAGTTCACGAAGCTCGGCGGGACCGTCGTCGGCACCGAGCAGGTCGACCCCGCGGAACGCGCCTTCGCGGGCCTCGCCGAGAGGGTCCGGTCCTCGGGCGCGGACGCCGTCTACTTCGGCGGCTACTACGACGCCGCGGCGCCGCTCTCCCGGCAGCTCGAGCAGGCGGGGGTGAACGTCCCCCTGATGGGCGGCGACGGCATCTTCGACCAGCAGTACCTCACGGCGAACCCGAAGGCCGAGGGTGACCTCGCGACCAACATCGGCGTTCCCGCCGAGGTGTCGGCGGCAGGGCAGGACTTCCTCGCCCGGTACGGGAAGGCGGGGTACCAGGAGGCGGCCGGCTGGTACGGCCCCTACGCGTACGACGCGACCTGGACCATCATCGAGGCGGTGAAGGCCGTCGTGACGGCCAACGGCGGCACCCTCCCCGGCAACGCCCGGGCGAAACTGCCGCAGGCCGTGGCGCGGCTGGCCTTCGACGGCGTCACGGGCCGCGTCGCCTTCGACGGGAACGGCGACACGGTCAACCGCCGGCTGACGGTGTACGCGGTGGACGACGGCTCCTGGGCGACCGTGAGGAGCGGACCCGCCACCCACTGA
- a CDS encoding tyrosinase family protein yields the protein MTVRKNQADLTGTEKRAFVDALLELKRSGRYDSFVTTHNAFIMGDTDSGDRVGHRSPSFLPWHRRFLIEFEQALQSVDPSVALPYWDWTADRTPAASLWAADFLGGSGRSRDGQVVDGPFAAAAGGWGISIRVDGRGYLRRTLGAGGRQLPTRAEVDTVLAMSTYDMPPWNSASDGFRNHLEGWRGVNLHNRVHVWVGGQMATGVSPNDPVFWLHHAFIDKLWTEWQALHPDSPYLPGTGTANVVDLHDTMRPWNDVTPADMLDHTPHYTYDRAA from the coding sequence ATGACCGTACGCAAGAACCAGGCAGACCTGACCGGCACCGAGAAGCGCGCCTTCGTCGACGCACTCCTCGAACTCAAGCGCAGTGGCCGCTACGACTCGTTCGTCACCACCCACAACGCCTTCATCATGGGTGACACCGACAGCGGCGACCGGGTCGGCCACCGATCCCCGTCCTTCCTGCCCTGGCACCGACGCTTCCTCATCGAATTCGAGCAGGCTCTCCAGTCCGTCGACCCGTCCGTCGCCCTCCCGTACTGGGACTGGACCGCCGATCGCACGCCCGCCGCCTCACTCTGGGCGGCGGACTTCCTCGGCGGCAGCGGTCGCAGCAGGGACGGACAGGTGGTGGACGGGCCGTTCGCCGCCGCCGCGGGCGGCTGGGGAATCTCCATACGGGTCGACGGACGCGGCTACCTGCGCCGGACGCTCGGCGCGGGCGGCCGTCAACTCCCCACCCGCGCAGAGGTCGACACCGTCCTCGCGATGAGCACCTATGACATGCCGCCCTGGAACAGCGCGTCCGACGGCTTCCGTAACCACCTCGAGGGCTGGCGTGGAGTGAACCTCCACAACCGCGTGCACGTCTGGGTCGGCGGTCAGATGGCCACCGGAGTCTCACCGAACGACCCGGTGTTCTGGCTGCACCACGCCTTCATCGACAAGCTCTGGACCGAATGGCAGGCGCTGCACCCGGACTCCCCGTATCTCCCCGGGACAGGTACCGCGAACGTCGTCGACCTCCACGACACCATGCGCCCCTGGAACGATGTCACCCCGGCCGACATGCTCGACCACACCCCGCACTACACCTACGATCGAGCCGCGTAG
- a CDS encoding helix-turn-helix transcriptional regulator: MSDNELGLFLRTRREAVTPADVGLPAGPRRRTPGLRRSELATLAGVSVEYVTRLEQGRDRRPSPPVLSALADALRLSAGERVHLHRLTKSADGGFTCMGGAGPARDVRPTVRALLARLEPAPAVLVNRLSELLAWTEGYERLVGPLGMLDGAPPNAARFVLTDDRARAAYPDWEHVADEQVASLKQGPFRADPHVAALADELTVTVGTVFTDRVERLPGPPRASGVTRVVHPDAGELRLAYETLELPADDDQRLLVHVPADAASAAALDALTGRRPGALRAVSGN; the protein is encoded by the coding sequence GTGAGCGACAACGAGTTGGGCCTGTTCCTGCGTACGCGCCGCGAGGCGGTCACCCCCGCCGACGTGGGCCTGCCCGCCGGCCCCCGCCGCCGCACACCCGGCCTGCGCCGATCGGAACTGGCGACGCTCGCCGGCGTGAGTGTCGAATACGTGACCCGCCTCGAACAGGGCCGGGACCGGCGGCCCTCCCCGCCCGTGCTGTCCGCGCTCGCCGACGCACTGCGGCTCTCGGCCGGCGAACGCGTCCATCTCCACCGGCTCACCAAGTCCGCCGACGGCGGCTTCACCTGCATGGGCGGCGCGGGGCCCGCGCGTGACGTCCGCCCCACCGTGCGGGCCCTGCTCGCACGGCTCGAGCCCGCGCCCGCGGTGCTCGTCAACCGGCTGAGCGAGCTGCTGGCCTGGACCGAAGGGTACGAGCGGCTGGTCGGCCCGCTCGGCATGCTCGACGGCGCCCCGCCCAACGCGGCCCGCTTCGTCCTCACCGACGACCGGGCCCGCGCCGCCTACCCCGACTGGGAACACGTCGCCGACGAACAGGTCGCCTCGCTGAAGCAAGGGCCGTTCCGCGCGGACCCGCACGTCGCCGCATTGGCGGACGAGTTGACCGTGACGGTCGGCACGGTCTTCACCGACCGGGTGGAACGACTGCCGGGGCCCCCGCGGGCGAGCGGCGTCACGCGTGTGGTGCACCCGGACGCGGGGGAGCTGCGGCTCGCGTACGAGACGCTGGAACTGCCGGCGGACGACGACCAGCGCCTGCTGGTCCATGTACCCGCGGACGCGGCGTCCGCGGCGGCACTGGACGCGCTGACGGGGCGTCGGCCGGGGGCACTGCGGGCGGTGTCGGGCAACTGA
- a CDS encoding methyltransferase domain-containing protein: protein MTAPPWQADPYTDALRTGRGPLFLRRPDGWLLPLEVERWCAEPDDADRTVLSHSHGAVLDIGCGPGRLVAALAARGRTALGIDISPEAVARTIRIGGSALHRSVFDPLPREGHWDTALLIDGNTGIGGDPCALLSRVAELVRPRGLLIAEAAPLDVDERTVVQVFDGTTAEGSAFPWARVGTEALLRYGRAAGWALKDVWACGERRFVALRRGVGAEA from the coding sequence GTGACCGCGCCGCCCTGGCAGGCCGACCCGTACACGGACGCCCTGCGCACCGGCCGCGGCCCGCTGTTCCTGCGCCGCCCCGACGGCTGGCTGCTGCCCCTGGAGGTCGAACGCTGGTGCGCGGAACCCGACGACGCCGACCGTACGGTCCTCTCCCACAGCCACGGCGCCGTCCTGGACATCGGCTGCGGCCCCGGCCGCCTGGTCGCCGCGCTCGCCGCGCGCGGGCGGACCGCGCTCGGCATCGACATCAGCCCGGAGGCCGTGGCCCGCACGATACGGATCGGCGGCAGCGCGCTGCACCGCTCGGTGTTCGACCCCCTGCCACGGGAGGGCCATTGGGACACGGCGCTGCTGATCGACGGCAACACCGGCATCGGCGGCGACCCTTGTGCGCTGCTGTCCCGGGTGGCCGAACTCGTCCGACCGCGCGGCCTGCTGATCGCCGAGGCGGCCCCGCTCGACGTGGACGAACGCACCGTCGTCCAGGTCTTCGACGGCACGACGGCGGAGGGCTCTGCGTTCCCCTGGGCGCGGGTCGGCACGGAGGCGCTGCTGCGGTACGGGCGGGCGGCGGGGTGGGCGCTGAAGGACGTGTGGGCGTGCGGGGAACGACGCTTCGTGGCGCTCCGGCGGGGGGTGGGGGCGGAGGCATAG
- a CDS encoding tyrosinase family oxidase copper chaperone, whose translation MSRFTRRQALSAVGAAAGLAVIGAAPAVGSARDRAPKTPATPHAHAASGAFDEVYLGRRIQGAPGHGGGHHDHHGGGWTVHIDGEELHLMRNADGTWISVITHYEPLSTPRAAARAAVRELQGAALVPLDLS comes from the coding sequence ATGTCCCGATTCACCCGCCGCCAGGCTCTCAGCGCCGTCGGCGCCGCCGCCGGCCTCGCGGTCATCGGCGCCGCGCCCGCCGTCGGCAGCGCACGTGACCGAGCACCGAAGACACCGGCCACGCCGCACGCCCACGCCGCCTCCGGTGCCTTCGACGAGGTCTACCTGGGCCGGCGCATCCAGGGCGCACCCGGCCACGGCGGCGGCCACCACGACCACCATGGCGGCGGCTGGACCGTGCATATCGACGGCGAGGAACTGCACCTGATGCGCAACGCCGACGGCACATGGATCAGCGTCATCACCCACTACGAGCCGCTCTCCACGCCGCGCGCCGCGGCCCGCGCCGCTGTCCGGGAACTTCAGGGCGCAGCCCTCGTCCCCCTCGACCTCTCCTGA
- a CDS encoding glycosyltransferase family 2 protein produces MLTADVVLPCLDEAEALPWVLARIPTGWRAIVVDNGSTDGSAEIARTLGAVVVHEPRRGFGSACHAGLRAAEAEYVCFCDCDASLDPGLLTGFVRRIADGESDLVLGRRRPQRRGVWPAHARAGNAALSRMLRRRTGLRLRDLGPMRAARRTDLLALDLTDRRSGYPLQMVVRACDTGLRVTEVDVPYLPRSGRSKVTGTWSGTWHAVRDMSAVLAEPPRSLVNGGTR; encoded by the coding sequence ATGCTGACCGCCGACGTGGTCCTGCCCTGTCTCGACGAGGCGGAGGCGCTCCCCTGGGTGCTGGCCCGCATCCCGACCGGCTGGCGGGCGATCGTCGTCGACAACGGCTCGACGGACGGCTCCGCGGAGATCGCCCGCACGCTCGGCGCCGTCGTCGTCCACGAGCCCCGGCGCGGCTTCGGTTCCGCCTGCCATGCGGGGCTGCGTGCGGCCGAGGCCGAGTACGTGTGCTTCTGCGACTGCGACGCGTCGCTCGACCCGGGACTGCTGACCGGGTTCGTCCGCCGGATCGCGGACGGCGAATCGGACCTGGTGCTGGGCCGGCGGCGACCGCAGCGGCGGGGGGTGTGGCCGGCGCACGCGCGGGCCGGCAACGCCGCCCTGTCCCGGATGCTGCGCCGGCGCACCGGCCTGCGGCTGCGCGACCTCGGCCCCATGCGGGCCGCGCGCCGCACCGACCTGCTGGCCCTCGACCTGACGGACCGTCGCAGCGGCTACCCCCTCCAAATGGTGGTCCGCGCCTGCGACACGGGCCTGAGGGTGACGGAGGTCGATGTCCCCTACCTCCCGAGATCGGGGAGATCGAAGGTGACGGGCACATGGTCGGGCACCTGGCACGCCGTACGGGACATGAGCGCGGTGCTGGCGGAACCGCCGCGTTCCCTGGTGAACGGCGGGACGCGGTGA